From Ochotona princeps isolate mOchPri1 chromosome X, mOchPri1.hap1, whole genome shotgun sequence, one genomic window encodes:
- the LOC101534720 gene encoding uncharacterized protein CG45076-like, which produces MTTSKAVEEAISKAVREAVNKAVGDAASKAVEEAVSKAIEEAVSKAVEEAASKAVGEAVSKAVEETASKAVGEVVRKAMEEATNKAMEEAVSKAAQEVIRKAVEEASRRAMGEGSSKAVEEVASKAMEEAASKAAEEATSKAVKEATRKAKEEMGSKAVGEAVSKAIEEAVAEAVSKAVAEAVSKAVAEAVTKAIGEAASKAVDEAAKMAVSRAVEEVISKVVQEAASMVVEEATINTVEEAISRSVEEVASNAVDEAMSKIVEEAAKEAVSKVVEQAFSKFTEEASSEALEEVAGKAAEEAAGPEEVPKYQDENRDEEKAAEKDNNEQNKEQKGPDKDADATDGKPEESSSEE; this is translated from the exons ATGACCACCAGCAAGGCCGTGGAGGAGGCCATTAGCAAAGCCGTGAGGGAGGCGGTCAACAAGGCTGTGGGCGATGCCGCCAGCAAGGCTGTGGAGGAAGCAGTCAGCAAAGCCATAGAGGAGGCAGTcagcaaggcagtggaggaggcagCCAGCAAGGCTGTGGGGGAGGCAGTCAGCAAGGCCGTGGAGGAGACTGCCAGCAAGGCTGTGGGAGAGGTAGTCCGCAAGGCTATGGAGGAGGCCACCAACAAGGCCATGGAGGAGGCAGTTAGCAAGGCTGCGCAGGAGGTGATCAGGAAGGCGGTGGAAGAGGCCAGCAGAAGGGCTATGGGAGAGGGTAGCAGCAAGGCTGTGGAGGAGGTTGCTAGCAAGGCCATGGAGGAGGCTGCCAGTAAAGCTGCAGAAGAGGCTACCAGCAAGGCTGTGAAGGAGGCTACCAGAAAGGCCAAGGAGGAGATGGGCAGCAAAGCTGTGGGGGAGGCTGTTAGCAAGGCCATAGAGGAGGCTGTGGCGGAAGCGGTCAGCAAAGCTGTAGCAGAGGCAGTCAGCAAGGCCGTGGCAGAGGCTGTCACCAAGGCCATTGGGGAGGCTGCCAGCAAAGCAGTAGATGAGGCTGCAAAGATGGCGGTCAGCAGGGCTGTGGAGGAGGTCATCAGCAAGGTTGTGCAAGAGGCAGCCAGCATGGTGGTGGAGGAGGCCACTATCAACACTGTGGAGGAGGCCATCAGCAGGTCTGTGGAGGAGGTTGCCAGCAACGCTGTGGATGAAGCCATGAGCAAAATTGTGGAGGAAGCTGCGAAGGAGGCAGTCAGCAAGGTGGTGGAGCAGGCATTCAGCAAATTCACAGAGGAGGCTTCCAGCGAGGCATTGGAAGAGGTCGCAGGGAAAGCCgcagaggaagctgcaggcccaGAGG aGGTACCTAAATATCAGGATGAAAACCGGGATGAAG agaaagcagcggagaaagACAACAATgagcaaaacaaagaacaaaaaggaCCTGACAAAGATGCTGAtgcaacagatggaaaacctgaGGAATCAAG TTCGGAAGAATAG